In Micromonospora sp. WMMD980, the following are encoded in one genomic region:
- the murA gene encoding UDP-N-acetylglucosamine 1-carboxyvinyltransferase — protein sequence MTDDVLVVHGGTPLEGRIRVRGAKNLVSKAMVAALLGDTPSRLFDVPRIRDVEVVRGLLGLHGVKVTDGGEDGGLVFDPSNVESASTDQINVHAGSSRIPILFCGPLLHRLGHAFIPDLGGCHIGPRPIDFHLQALREFGATVDKTPEGLHLSAPNGLHGTKFALPYPSVGATEQVLLTAVMAEGVTELRNAAVEPEIIDLICILQKMGAIIKVHTDRVIEIQGVKKLHGYTHRPIPDRIEAASWAAAALATRGHVEVLGAQQADMMTFLNIFRSVGGEYEVTDARPPKLGDPGQEGGIRFWHPGGELNAVALETDVHPGFMTDWQQPLVVALTQARGLSIVHETVYEQRLGYTEALNTMGANIQVYRDCLGGTPCRFGRRNFKHSAVIAGPSKLHAADLVIPDLRAGFSHLIAALAAEGTSRVYGVDLINRGYEDFEAKLSDLGAHVERP from the coding sequence TTGACCGACGACGTCCTGGTCGTACACGGAGGCACTCCGCTCGAAGGGCGGATCCGCGTGCGCGGCGCGAAGAACCTCGTGTCCAAGGCGATGGTCGCCGCCCTGCTCGGCGACACACCCAGCCGACTGTTCGACGTGCCACGCATCCGTGACGTCGAGGTGGTCCGCGGGCTGCTCGGCCTGCACGGGGTGAAGGTGACCGACGGCGGCGAGGACGGCGGGCTGGTCTTCGACCCGTCGAACGTCGAGAGCGCCAGCACCGACCAGATCAACGTGCACGCCGGGTCCAGCCGGATCCCGATCCTGTTCTGCGGTCCGCTGCTGCACCGGCTCGGCCACGCGTTCATCCCGGACCTGGGCGGCTGCCACATCGGCCCCCGCCCGATCGACTTCCACCTGCAGGCGCTGCGCGAGTTCGGCGCGACCGTCGACAAGACCCCCGAGGGCCTGCACCTGTCCGCCCCGAACGGGCTGCACGGCACGAAGTTCGCGCTGCCCTACCCGAGCGTCGGCGCCACCGAGCAGGTGCTGCTCACCGCCGTGATGGCCGAGGGCGTCACCGAGCTGCGCAACGCGGCCGTCGAGCCGGAGATCATCGACCTGATCTGCATCCTGCAGAAGATGGGCGCGATCATCAAGGTCCACACCGACCGGGTGATCGAGATCCAGGGCGTCAAGAAGCTGCACGGCTACACCCACCGGCCGATCCCGGACCGGATCGAGGCGGCGAGCTGGGCGGCGGCCGCGCTGGCCACCCGTGGGCACGTCGAGGTGCTCGGCGCGCAGCAGGCCGACATGATGACGTTCCTGAACATCTTCCGCTCCGTCGGCGGCGAGTACGAGGTCACCGACGCCCGCCCGCCGAAGCTCGGCGACCCGGGCCAGGAGGGCGGCATCCGGTTCTGGCATCCGGGCGGCGAGCTGAACGCGGTGGCGCTGGAGACCGACGTGCACCCCGGGTTCATGACCGACTGGCAGCAGCCGCTGGTGGTCGCGCTCACCCAGGCCCGCGGCCTGTCGATCGTCCACGAGACGGTCTACGAGCAGCGGCTCGGCTACACCGAGGCGCTGAACACGATGGGCGCGAACATCCAGGTCTACCGGGACTGCCTCGGCGGCACCCCGTGCCGTTTCGGCCGGCGCAACTTCAAGCACTCCGCGGTGATCGCCGGCCCGAGCAAGCTGCACGCGGCCGACCTGGTCATCCCGGACCTCCGCGCCGGGTTCAGCCACCTCATCGCGGCGCTCGCCGCCGAGGGCACCTCCCGGGTGTACGGCGTGGACCTGATCAACCGCGGCTACGAGGACTTCGAGGCCAAGCTGTCGGACCTCGGCGCGCACGTCGAGCGTCCCTGA
- the nadA gene encoding quinolinate synthase NadA, whose amino-acid sequence MTSTWVEPSNTATALLLLGRGSDPATERGVECPGDLPAPSDPDLVARAAAAKAALGTKVFVLGHHYQRDEVIQFADVTGDSFKLAREAAARPDAEYIVFCGVHFMAESADILTSDAQKVILPDLAAGCSMADMAVLSQVEAAWDALTDSGVAADTVPVTYMNSSADIKGFVGRHGGVVCTSSNAKRALDWAFEQGRKVLFLPDQHLGRNTAVLEMGFSLDDCVLWDPHKPNGGLTAEQLRAAKMILWRGHCSVHGRFTLESVNDVRARVPGVNVLVHPECRHEVVTAADLVGSTEFIIKTIEAAPAGSAWAVGTELNLVRRLALAHPDKQIMFLDRAVCYCSTMNRIDLPHLVWALEELVAGRVVNQITVDPQTAGHARAALDQMLALPGA is encoded by the coding sequence GTGACTTCGACCTGGGTTGAGCCCTCCAACACCGCCACCGCGCTGCTGCTCCTCGGCCGTGGCAGCGACCCCGCCACCGAGCGTGGCGTGGAGTGTCCGGGTGACCTCCCCGCGCCGAGCGACCCCGATCTGGTGGCCCGCGCGGCCGCGGCGAAGGCCGCGCTCGGCACGAAGGTGTTCGTGCTGGGCCACCACTACCAGCGCGACGAGGTGATCCAGTTCGCCGACGTGACCGGCGACTCGTTCAAGCTGGCCCGGGAGGCGGCGGCCCGCCCGGACGCGGAATACATCGTCTTCTGCGGCGTGCACTTCATGGCCGAGAGCGCGGACATTCTCACCAGCGACGCGCAGAAGGTGATCCTGCCGGACCTGGCGGCCGGCTGCTCGATGGCCGACATGGCGGTGTTGTCGCAGGTCGAGGCGGCCTGGGACGCGTTGACCGATTCGGGTGTGGCGGCGGACACCGTCCCGGTGACCTACATGAACTCGTCCGCCGACATCAAGGGTTTCGTCGGCCGGCACGGCGGTGTGGTCTGCACCTCGTCGAACGCCAAGCGGGCCCTGGACTGGGCGTTCGAGCAGGGCCGCAAGGTGCTGTTCCTGCCCGACCAGCACCTGGGCCGCAACACCGCGGTGCTGGAGATGGGCTTCTCGCTCGACGACTGCGTGCTCTGGGACCCGCACAAGCCGAACGGCGGGCTCACCGCCGAGCAGCTCCGGGCCGCGAAGATGATCCTGTGGCGGGGGCACTGCTCGGTGCACGGCCGATTCACGTTGGAGAGTGTGAACGACGTGCGCGCGCGGGTGCCCGGCGTCAACGTCCTGGTGCACCCGGAGTGCCGCCACGAGGTGGTCACGGCCGCCGACCTGGTGGGCTCCACCGAGTTCATCATCAAGACCATCGAGGCGGCGCCGGCCGGCTCGGCCTGGGCGGTCGGCACCGAGCTGAACCTGGTCCGCCGGCTCGCGCTGGCCCACCCGGACAAGCAGATCATGTTCCTCGACCGGGCGGTCTGCTACTGCTCGACCATGAACCGGATCGACCTGCCGCACCTGGTGTGGGCGCTGGAGGAGCTGGTCGCCGGCCGGGTGGTCAACCAGATCACGGTGGACCCGCAGACCGCCGGTCACGCCCGGGCGGCGCTGGATCAGATGCTCGCCCTGCCGGGCGCTTGA
- a CDS encoding glycerate kinase: MWPATLLVMRVLLCPDKFAGTLPAPDVAAAVAEGWRTVAPGDDLLLKPLADGGPGFVAVLAEALGGRRLTVPTVDPLGRPAAGEILLTDDGVAYLESAQACGLHLLSAAERDPKVTTSYGLGLLVAAAVEAGARTVVIGLGGSATNDGGAGMLVPLGVTGLDAGGRALPYGGAALAGVATLDGVPRLRGVSLVAATDVDNPLLGLHGASSVFGPQKGADRADVLLLDAALERWADVLVERLPGCPPGLGALPGGGAAGGLGAAVLALGGRCSSGIGLVTRAVGLDVALDAADLVITGEGSFDHQSLRGKVVAGVAGAARDRGVPCVVLAGRVSTGRREAAAAGVTEAYSLVEHFGGEARGGVAAAMERPAEGLRALGARLAGQWSR; this comes from the coding sequence ATGTGGCCTGCCACACTGCTCGTCATGCGCGTGCTGCTCTGCCCGGACAAGTTCGCCGGCACGCTGCCGGCCCCCGACGTGGCCGCCGCGGTGGCCGAGGGCTGGCGGACCGTAGCCCCCGGTGACGACCTGCTGCTGAAGCCGCTCGCCGACGGGGGGCCGGGCTTCGTCGCGGTGCTCGCCGAGGCGCTCGGCGGGCGGCGGCTGACCGTGCCCACCGTCGACCCGCTCGGTCGCCCGGCCGCCGGTGAGATCCTGCTCACCGACGACGGCGTCGCCTACCTGGAGAGCGCCCAGGCGTGCGGCCTGCACCTGCTCTCCGCCGCCGAACGCGACCCGAAGGTCACCACCTCGTACGGGCTGGGGCTGCTCGTCGCCGCCGCGGTGGAGGCGGGCGCGCGGACCGTGGTGATCGGGCTGGGCGGCTCGGCCACCAACGACGGCGGCGCCGGCATGCTCGTCCCGCTCGGCGTCACCGGCCTCGACGCCGGTGGCCGGGCCCTGCCGTACGGCGGGGCGGCGCTGGCCGGGGTGGCGACGCTCGACGGCGTACCCCGGCTGCGCGGTGTGTCGCTCGTCGCCGCCACCGACGTGGACAACCCGCTGCTCGGGCTGCACGGCGCGAGCAGCGTCTTCGGCCCGCAGAAGGGCGCCGACCGGGCGGACGTGTTGCTGCTGGACGCGGCGCTGGAACGCTGGGCGGACGTGCTGGTCGAGCGGTTGCCCGGCTGCCCGCCCGGGCTCGGCGCGCTGCCCGGCGGCGGTGCGGCCGGCGGGCTCGGCGCGGCGGTGCTGGCGCTGGGTGGCCGGTGCTCCTCGGGCATCGGGCTGGTCACCCGCGCGGTCGGCCTGGACGTCGCGTTGGACGCCGCCGACCTGGTGATCACCGGTGAGGGCTCCTTCGACCACCAGTCGCTGCGCGGCAAGGTGGTCGCCGGCGTGGCCGGGGCGGCCCGGGACCGCGGCGTGCCCTGCGTGGTGCTGGCCGGACGGGTGAGCACCGGTCGGCGGGAGGCCGCCGCGGCCGGTGTCACGGAGGCGTACAGCCTGGTCGAGCACTTCGGCGGCGAGGCGCGCGGGGGAGTGGCGGCGGCGATGGAGCGTCCCGCCGAGGGGCTGCGGGCGCTCGGCGCCCGCCTGGCCGGTCAGTGGAGCCGCTGA
- the erpA gene encoding iron-sulfur cluster insertion protein ErpA, whose product MTTPAQTESTEATQAPSTVVLTDVAAQKVKALIEQEGRDDLRLRVAVQPGGCSGLRYQLFFDERSLDGDVVTDFGGVEVVVDRMSAPYLTGATIDFADRIDAQGFTIDNPNAGSSCACGDSFS is encoded by the coding sequence GTGACCACGCCAGCGCAGACCGAGTCGACCGAGGCCACGCAGGCCCCCAGCACCGTCGTCCTCACCGACGTCGCGGCGCAGAAGGTCAAGGCCCTGATCGAGCAGGAGGGCCGCGACGACCTGCGGCTCCGGGTCGCCGTGCAGCCGGGTGGCTGCTCCGGCCTGCGATACCAGCTCTTCTTCGACGAGCGGTCGCTCGACGGTGACGTCGTCACCGACTTCGGTGGCGTCGAGGTCGTCGTCGACCGGATGAGCGCCCCCTACCTGACCGGCGCGACGATCGACTTCGCCGACCGGATCGACGCCCAGGGCTTCACCATCGACAACCCGAACGCCGGCAGCTCCTGCGCCTGCGGCGACTCGTTCAGCTGA
- a CDS encoding carbohydrate kinase family protein, with protein MKIAVTGSIATDHLMSFPGRFADQLIADQLDKVSLSFLVDELVLRRGGTAANIAFGMAQLGLRPVLLGAVGADFADYRSWLERHGVDCDSVHVSDVAHTARFVCTTDTDMCQIASFYAGAMSEARNIELAPVAQRLGGLDLVLVSANDPAAMIRHSEECRDRGYPFVADPSQQLARMDGADVLGLVDGADYLMTNEYEKSLLQNKAGLTDEQLLDRVKVRVTTLGKQGVEIAGREIGTIRVPIAREIQAVDPTGVGDGFRAGFFAALDWGVGLERAAQVGCLLATLVLENFGGQEYEVRRDLFVKRLAESYGDAAAEDVRPHLL; from the coding sequence ATGAAGATCGCCGTGACCGGCTCGATCGCGACCGACCACCTGATGAGCTTCCCCGGCCGCTTCGCCGACCAGCTCATCGCCGACCAGCTCGACAAGGTCTCGCTGTCCTTCCTCGTCGACGAGCTGGTGCTCAGGCGCGGCGGCACGGCCGCGAACATCGCCTTCGGCATGGCCCAGCTCGGGTTGCGGCCGGTGCTGCTCGGCGCGGTGGGGGCCGACTTCGCCGACTACCGCTCCTGGCTGGAGCGCCACGGCGTCGACTGCGACTCGGTGCACGTCAGCGACGTGGCGCACACGGCGCGCTTCGTCTGTACCACCGACACCGACATGTGCCAGATCGCCTCGTTCTACGCCGGGGCGATGAGCGAGGCCCGCAACATCGAGCTGGCCCCGGTGGCGCAGCGCCTCGGCGGGCTCGACCTGGTGCTGGTCAGCGCCAACGACCCGGCCGCGATGATCAGGCACTCCGAAGAGTGCCGGGACCGGGGCTACCCGTTCGTCGCCGACCCGTCGCAGCAGCTGGCCCGGATGGACGGCGCGGACGTGCTCGGCCTGGTGGATGGCGCCGACTACCTGATGACCAACGAGTACGAGAAGTCGCTGCTGCAGAACAAGGCCGGCCTCACCGACGAGCAACTGCTGGACCGGGTCAAGGTGCGGGTCACCACGCTGGGCAAGCAGGGCGTGGAGATCGCCGGCCGGGAGATCGGCACCATCCGGGTGCCGATCGCGCGGGAGATCCAGGCGGTCGACCCGACCGGCGTGGGCGACGGCTTCCGGGCCGGCTTCTTCGCCGCGCTCGACTGGGGCGTCGGCCTGGAGCGGGCGGCCCAGGTCGGCTGCCTGCTGGCCACGCTGGTGCTGGAGAACTTCGGCGGCCAGGAGTACGAGGTCCGCCGGGACCTGTTCGTGAAGCGGCTCGCCGAGTCGTACGGGGACGCGGCCGCCGAGGACGTCCGGCCGCACCTGCTGTGA
- a CDS encoding ATP-binding protein, whose translation MDRPAPGGQVLVAFAGLPGVGKSTLAVQVGAALRAPVLPVDPVERALGRYGLTGDVPGMAAYGAVAGLAEVQLGLGLSVVVDAVNPVASARGLWHDLAERAGVPLRVIEVHCGDEAEHRRRVEARPPAEHVTWEQTLVRRAEYEPLIGPRLVVDTAVAIDPLPGILAYLS comes from the coding sequence GTGGACCGTCCGGCCCCGGGCGGTCAGGTGCTCGTCGCCTTCGCCGGGCTGCCCGGGGTCGGCAAGAGCACGCTGGCCGTGCAGGTCGGCGCCGCGCTGCGCGCCCCGGTCCTGCCGGTCGACCCGGTCGAGCGGGCCCTCGGTCGCTACGGCCTCACCGGTGACGTGCCCGGCATGGCCGCCTACGGCGCGGTCGCCGGGCTGGCCGAGGTGCAGCTCGGCCTGGGGCTGAGCGTGGTGGTCGACGCGGTGAACCCGGTCGCCAGCGCCCGCGGGCTCTGGCACGACCTGGCCGAGCGGGCCGGTGTGCCGCTGCGGGTGATCGAGGTGCACTGCGGCGACGAGGCGGAGCACCGGCGTCGGGTCGAGGCCCGGCCGCCCGCCGAGCACGTGACCTGGGAGCAGACGTTGGTGCGCCGTGCCGAGTACGAGCCGCTGATCGGCCCGCGCCTGGTGGTGGACACCGCCGTGGCGATCGATCCGCTTCCCGGCATCCTCGCCTACCTGAGCTGA
- a CDS encoding sulfurtransferase TusA family protein has product MSEPDEVLDCRGQRCPLPVINLARRVPGLPAGAVVRVLADDPAAAVDIPAWCRMRGHEFLTAHPDAGPAYDVRV; this is encoded by the coding sequence GTGAGCGAGCCGGACGAGGTGCTCGACTGCCGCGGGCAGCGCTGCCCGCTTCCCGTGATCAATCTCGCTCGCCGGGTGCCCGGACTGCCGGCCGGCGCGGTGGTTCGGGTGCTCGCCGACGACCCGGCGGCGGCGGTGGACATCCCGGCCTGGTGCCGGATGCGCGGCCACGAGTTCCTCACGGCCCACCCCGACGCCGGCCCCGCCTACGACGTCCGGGTGTAA
- a CDS encoding aminotransferase class V-fold PLP-dependent enzyme, with protein MSASPVYLDAATAAPPHPVARQALLAALADGWADPARLYASARRARQLLDAAREAAAQTLGVRADELSFTPSGTTAAHAAVLGGLVGRRRAGSTLVHSAIEHSAVLHAAQRHTAAGGDAVSVPVDRLGRLDLDAWTAAVAAPGVALAALIGASHEVGTVQPVPAAAERCAEAGVPLYVDAAQLAGRAPLPAGWSVLTASAHKWGGPPGVGLLVVRKGTRWESPYPADERESGRTPGVVNLPAVVAAAASLRAAAADAAAEAARLAPLVDRIRARVAAEVPDVEVVGDPVDRLPHLVTFSCLYVDGEALLHALDRRGFAVSSGSSCTSSTLRPSHVLEAMGVLSHGNVRVSLHRESTEADVERFLAELPGIVAELRAEAGVSGL; from the coding sequence ATGAGCGCCTCCCCGGTCTACCTGGACGCCGCCACCGCCGCCCCGCCGCATCCGGTCGCGCGGCAGGCGCTGCTGGCCGCCCTGGCGGACGGCTGGGCCGACCCGGCCCGGCTCTACGCGTCGGCCCGCCGGGCCCGCCAGCTCCTCGACGCCGCGCGGGAGGCAGCCGCGCAGACGCTCGGCGTCCGCGCCGACGAACTCTCCTTCACCCCCAGCGGTACGACCGCGGCGCACGCCGCCGTGCTCGGCGGCCTGGTCGGGCGGCGGCGGGCCGGTTCGACGCTCGTGCACTCGGCGATCGAGCACTCGGCGGTGCTGCACGCGGCGCAGCGGCACACCGCCGCCGGGGGCGACGCGGTGTCCGTACCCGTGGACCGGCTGGGCCGGCTGGACCTGGACGCCTGGACGGCGGCGGTGGCCGCCCCCGGCGTGGCGCTGGCCGCGCTGATCGGGGCCAGTCACGAGGTGGGCACGGTGCAGCCGGTGCCGGCCGCGGCGGAGCGGTGCGCCGAGGCGGGGGTGCCGCTCTACGTGGACGCGGCGCAGCTGGCCGGCCGCGCGCCACTGCCGGCGGGCTGGTCGGTGCTGACCGCCAGCGCGCACAAGTGGGGCGGGCCGCCCGGCGTCGGCCTGCTGGTGGTGCGCAAGGGCACCCGCTGGGAGTCGCCGTACCCGGCCGACGAGCGCGAGTCGGGGCGTACCCCGGGGGTGGTGAACCTGCCGGCGGTGGTGGCCGCGGCGGCGAGCCTGCGCGCGGCGGCGGCCGACGCGGCGGCCGAGGCGGCCCGGCTGGCGCCGCTGGTGGACCGGATCCGGGCCCGGGTCGCGGCGGAGGTGCCGGACGTGGAGGTGGTCGGCGACCCGGTGGATCGGCTCCCGCACCTGGTCACGTTCTCCTGCCTGTACGTCGACGGCGAGGCGCTCCTGCACGCGCTGGACCGGCGTGGCTTCGCGGTCTCCTCCGGCTCGTCGTGCACCTCCTCGACGCTGCGCCCGTCGCACGTGCTGGAGGCGATGGGCGTGCTGTCGCACGGCAACGTGCGGGTGTCGCTGCACCGGGAGAGCACCGAGGCGGACGTGGAGCGGTTCCTGGCCGAGCTGCCCGGGATCGTCGCGGAACTGCGGGCCGAGGCGGGGGTGAGCGGCCTGTGA
- the coxB gene encoding cytochrome c oxidase subunit II: protein MVARSSEVRPSAVRHSASPGAGGRRRRGAGRLAGLGLGGAALLVVLTGCDVGKTFGGFGWPQGGITPESNRMYDLWIASCIAALAVGVFVWGLIFWCVVRYRKRGNELPVQTRYNLPMEFLYTIAPILVVSVLFYYTAVVQTDVNKESKNPDVTVEVVAFKWNWQFNYRDGQGRDANTVASVLGTSEVIPVLVLPSGRSIRFEEQSRDVIHSFWVPELLFKRDVMPGSIRNTFEVSSIDQEGAFVGRCAELCGSYHAFMNFELRVVSPEKYEQFLAAKKGGSSTQDALKAIGVPEYATTTKPFDTRRNTANFNPSDAGS, encoded by the coding sequence GTGGTCGCAAGGAGTTCGGAGGTACGGCCGTCGGCCGTACGGCACAGCGCTTCCCCGGGGGCCGGTGGGCGCCGGCGGCGTGGTGCTGGTCGACTCGCCGGGCTCGGTCTCGGCGGAGCGGCGCTGCTGGTCGTGCTCACCGGCTGTGACGTCGGCAAGACGTTCGGCGGGTTCGGTTGGCCGCAGGGCGGCATCACGCCCGAGTCGAACCGGATGTACGACCTGTGGATCGCCTCCTGCATCGCGGCGCTCGCGGTCGGCGTGTTCGTCTGGGGCCTGATCTTCTGGTGCGTGGTCCGCTACCGCAAGCGCGGCAACGAGCTGCCGGTGCAGACCCGCTACAACCTGCCGATGGAGTTCCTCTACACCATCGCGCCGATCCTCGTGGTCTCCGTGCTCTTCTACTACACCGCGGTCGTGCAGACCGACGTGAACAAGGAGTCGAAGAACCCGGACGTCACCGTCGAGGTCGTCGCGTTCAAGTGGAACTGGCAGTTCAACTACCGCGACGGGCAGGGCCGCGACGCCAACACCGTCGCCTCGGTGCTGGGCACCAGCGAGGTCATCCCGGTGCTGGTGCTGCCGAGCGGCCGGTCGATCCGGTTCGAGGAGCAGAGCCGCGACGTCATCCACTCGTTCTGGGTGCCGGAGCTGCTGTTCAAGCGCGACGTGATGCCGGGCAGCATCCGCAACACGTTCGAGGTCTCCAGCATCGACCAGGAGGGCGCGTTCGTCGGCCGTTGCGCCGAGCTGTGCGGCAGCTACCACGCCTTCATGAACTTCGAGCTGCGGGTGGTCTCGCCGGAGAAGTACGAGCAGTTCCTGGCCGCCAAGAAGGGCGGCAGCTCGACCCAGGACGCGCTCAAGGCGATCGGCGTGCCCGAGTACGCCACCACCACGAAGCCGTTCGACACGCGGCGCAACACCGCCAACTTCAACCCGTCCGACGCGGGAAGCTGA
- a CDS encoding cytochrome c oxidase subunit 4, which produces MKTEWKIFLTIAAFLLGATILYGAWTYADSGGHVEWIGTVALLLSFLLCSMCGGFFWFVSRRIDLRPEDRADGEIADGAGEIGFFSPGSYWPFGLALAAAIAGLGLVFWQFWLLGLGLVAVVFAACGLLFEYYSGTRRTAEH; this is translated from the coding sequence ATGAAGACCGAGTGGAAGATCTTCCTGACCATCGCCGCGTTCCTGCTCGGTGCGACGATCCTCTACGGCGCCTGGACGTACGCCGACAGCGGCGGCCACGTCGAGTGGATCGGCACCGTGGCGCTGCTGCTGTCCTTCCTGCTCTGCTCGATGTGCGGCGGCTTCTTCTGGTTCGTCTCCCGCCGGATCGACCTGCGCCCGGAGGACCGGGCGGACGGCGAGATCGCCGACGGCGCCGGTGAGATCGGCTTCTTCAGCCCGGGCAGCTACTGGCCGTTCGGCCTGGCCCTGGCCGCCGCGATCGCCGGTCTGGGGCTCGTGTTCTGGCAGTTCTGGCTGCTGGGCCTGGGCCTGGTCGCGGTGGTCTTCGCCGCCTGCGGGCTGCTCTTCGAGTACTACTCGGGCACCCGCCGCACCGCCGAGCACTGA
- the trpD gene encoding anthranilate phosphoribosyltransferase, whose translation MGERTWPLLLNALLRGEELSTADTGWAMGEIMAGSATPAQIAGFAVALRTKGETPAELGGLVEAMLTRAVPVELPEDVRATALDVVGTGGDLAHTVNISTMAALVVAGAGVRVVKHGNRAASSSCGTADVLEQLGVPLDLAPEQVARCVTEAGIGFCFAARFHPGMRHTGPVRREIGVPTAFNFLGPLTNPARPRAGAVGCFDKRMAPVMAAVFAARGDSAIVVRGEDGLDEFSTGAPTRVWVAQQGTVREALLDAAEFGVPRATLADLRGGDAVYNADVVRRLLAGETGPVRDAVLVNAAVALATQGPLDGDLHEALRANLGRAAESVDSGSAAATLDRWLAVAQAA comes from the coding sequence ATGGGCGAACGGACCTGGCCGCTTCTGCTCAACGCGCTGCTGCGCGGCGAGGAGCTCTCCACCGCCGACACCGGCTGGGCGATGGGCGAGATCATGGCCGGCTCGGCCACCCCGGCGCAGATCGCCGGCTTCGCCGTGGCGCTGCGCACCAAGGGCGAGACGCCGGCCGAGCTGGGCGGCCTGGTCGAGGCGATGCTGACCCGTGCCGTCCCGGTGGAACTGCCCGAGGACGTCCGTGCCACCGCGCTCGACGTGGTGGGCACCGGCGGCGACCTCGCCCACACCGTCAACATCTCCACCATGGCCGCGCTCGTGGTCGCCGGCGCGGGCGTGCGGGTGGTCAAGCACGGCAACCGGGCCGCCTCCTCCTCCTGCGGCACCGCGGACGTGCTGGAGCAGCTCGGTGTGCCGCTCGACCTGGCGCCGGAGCAGGTGGCGCGCTGCGTCACCGAGGCCGGCATCGGTTTCTGCTTCGCCGCCCGGTTCCACCCCGGCATGCGGCACACCGGCCCGGTGCGGCGCGAGATCGGCGTGCCCACGGCGTTCAACTTCCTCGGCCCGCTGACCAACCCGGCCCGTCCCCGCGCGGGCGCGGTCGGCTGCTTCGACAAGCGGATGGCGCCGGTGATGGCGGCCGTCTTCGCGGCCCGCGGCGACTCGGCGATCGTGGTGCGGGGCGAGGACGGGCTGGACGAGTTCAGCACCGGCGCGCCGACCCGGGTCTGGGTGGCGCAGCAGGGCACCGTCAGGGAGGCGCTGCTGGACGCGGCGGAGTTCGGGGTACCCCGGGCCACCCTCGCCGACCTGCGGGGCGGAGACGCGGTCTACAACGCCGACGTGGTCCGGCGGCTGCTGGCCGGCGAGACCGGCCCGGTGCGCGACGCCGTGCTGGTGAACGCGGCGGTCGCGCTGGCCACGCAGGGCCCGCTCGACGGCGACCTGCACGAGGCGTTGCGCGCCAACCTGGGCCGGGCCGCCGAGTCGGTCGACTCGGGCTCGGCGGCGGCCACGTTGGACCGCTGGCTGGCGGTCGCCCAGGCCGCCTGA
- a CDS encoding cytochrome c oxidase assembly protein: protein MLHVDQIRAATSVVAPTTLAAGGEAAPPPFTVARVLTETRLDSWLTLSLVLAAGLYLYGAHRLRLRGDRWPVLRTVAFLGPGLGGIALVTVSGLGAYDTALLSVHMVQHMVLAMVAPIFLALGAPVTLALRTLPVRPRKRLLAVVHSRLARIYSFPLVAFAIFVANPFVLYFTNLYEFTLRHEWAHELVHAHFIMTGCVFFWPLLGLDPLPGRWPYPARALLMLLSVPFHTVLGLTIMQSTTLLGGDWYPSLNLAWSDPRNDQVVAGGILWAGGEFVSVTMLAVLVVQWIKQSEREARRLDRELDRQEARERAAEAGAGAGAGPTG from the coding sequence GTGCTGCACGTCGATCAGATCCGCGCCGCCACCTCGGTCGTCGCCCCGACGACCCTGGCGGCGGGGGGCGAGGCCGCCCCGCCGCCGTTCACCGTGGCCCGGGTGCTCACCGAGACCCGGCTGGACAGCTGGCTCACGCTGAGCCTGGTGCTCGCCGCCGGGCTCTACCTGTACGGGGCGCACCGGCTGCGGCTGCGCGGCGACCGCTGGCCGGTGCTGCGCACGGTGGCGTTCCTCGGCCCCGGCCTCGGCGGCATCGCCCTGGTCACGGTCAGCGGGCTCGGCGCCTACGACACCGCGCTGCTCTCCGTGCACATGGTGCAGCACATGGTGCTGGCCATGGTCGCGCCGATCTTCCTGGCGCTCGGCGCGCCGGTGACGCTGGCCCTGCGCACGCTGCCGGTGCGGCCCCGCAAGCGGCTGCTCGCGGTCGTGCACAGCCGGCTGGCCCGGATCTACAGCTTCCCGCTGGTGGCGTTCGCCATCTTCGTGGCGAACCCGTTCGTGCTCTACTTCACCAACCTCTACGAGTTCACCCTGCGCCACGAGTGGGCGCACGAGCTGGTGCACGCGCACTTCATCATGACCGGCTGCGTCTTCTTCTGGCCGCTGCTCGGCCTCGACCCGCTGCCCGGCCGCTGGCCCTACCCGGCCCGCGCGCTGCTCATGCTGCTGTCGGTGCCGTTCCACACGGTGCTCGGGCTCACCATCATGCAGAGCACCACGCTGCTCGGCGGCGACTGGTACCCGTCGCTGAACCTGGCCTGGTCCGACCCCCGCAACGACCAGGTGGTCGCCGGCGGCATCCTCTGGGCCGGCGGCGAGTTCGTCAGCGTCACCATGCTGGCGGTGCTGGTCGTGCAGTGGATCAAGCAGTCGGAGCGCGAGGCCCGTCGGCTGGACCGCGAGCTCGACCGCCAGGAGGCCCGCGAGCGCGCCGCCGAGGCGGGCGCCGGGGCCGGGGCCGGTCCGACCGGGTGA